One part of the Candidatus Mancarchaeum acidiphilum genome encodes these proteins:
- a CDS encoding EF-Tu/IF-2/RF-3 family GTPase, translating to MMTNHNHPGSPHHLQVGGCHLISIPINNGVADFIGKKGAEDSLVYYNRIYNDDTIVAISPANLDDKFYGLAESITLSHIIVIDAKSIDKQLGEVLIATALAGKPTIIIEHDTIDQSQLEGMLKQLNLPNYTTCKMEDILGKIASYKLDSNDASGQCRVDIDRSFNVKGAGTVVLGIVRKGSVKVHDKLLGKDSKEVIVRSIQSQDRDIQEAGVSTRVGLALKGADSDEFKKGDTLSNYKIDPKKSITATINVSSINKEDVKEKSSYIFVSGFSYTSATVSSFDGKSISLVFDKPLCIESSDSFMLIRKQEPRIFAFGKAD from the coding sequence ATGATGACAAATCATAACCACCCTGGAAGCCCACACCATTTACAGGTGGGAGGATGTCACTTAATCTCAATACCGATAAACAATGGGGTAGCCGACTTCATAGGCAAGAAGGGCGCGGAGGACAGCTTGGTTTACTATAACAGGATTTACAACGATGACACAATTGTTGCAATATCTCCTGCAAACTTGGATGACAAATTCTACGGGCTTGCGGAATCTATCACCTTGTCCCATATCATAGTGATAGATGCAAAATCGATAGACAAGCAGCTTGGCGAAGTGCTTATAGCCACGGCATTGGCCGGCAAGCCCACTATAATAATAGAGCATGATACAATAGACCAATCCCAATTGGAGGGCATGCTGAAGCAGCTTAACCTGCCAAATTATACAACATGCAAGATGGAGGACATACTTGGGAAGATAGCAAGCTACAAGCTTGATTCGAATGACGCTTCCGGCCAATGCAGGGTGGACATAGACAGGTCGTTCAACGTAAAAGGCGCAGGCACGGTAGTTTTGGGCATAGTAAGAAAAGGATCCGTAAAAGTGCATGACAAGCTATTGGGCAAAGATTCAAAGGAAGTGATTGTAAGATCCATACAAAGCCAGGACAGGGACATCCAGGAAGCAGGAGTCAGCACAAGGGTTGGGCTTGCGCTTAAGGGTGCCGATTCAGATGAATTCAAAAAGGGCGATACTTTATCAAATTATAAGATAGATCCGAAAAAGAGCATAACGGCAACGATAAACGTGAGCAGCATAAACAAGGAGGATGTCAAAGAGAAATCCTCCTATATATTCGTATCCGGATTCTCTTACACAAGCGCAACTGTAAGCTCTTTTGATGGAAAAAGCATATCCTTGGTGTTTGACAAGCCCCTATGCATAGAGAGCTCTGATTCATTCATGCTTATACGCAAGCAGGAGCCAAGGATCTTCGCTTTCGGAAAAGCGGATTGA
- the ileS gene encoding isoleucine--tRNA ligase, translating to MIDLGEIENFTKEYWSKEDPIKKIKKESVDKKKYYFLDGPPYATGELGVHHVWVGVVKDVMLRYKRFRGFYVHDRAGFDVHGLPIENKVEHKLGLKTKEDIDSYGIDNFIEACKSFADEQVSGMIDIYRKYGSSLDFEDAYIPYKKNYMDAGWRMFKGIYDKGLVYSGKKALAYCPHCETVLSAQGPEIEYSDDTDPSIFVRFKVDPERSKDSRINIESNLYLVIWTTTPWTLPSNMAVAVNPEGLYVKAQFGDNIYIVAKDRLDAFAKSIDQSFTVLGEFYGSELQGIYYKGPFEDEIPKQREFAKFHRVLMEKGLVSMGDGTGLVHVAPGHGPEDFNVGFKNGIPIYSPVSDQAEYTDEAGGLKGIKIPDEANKFVLEKLKKDGSLLYRGSITHSYPHCWRCNSKLIYRSTDQWFIDIQKIKDKTIKANSKIKWHPKNTKEWQDDTLRNSPDWCISRQRYWGAPIPIWKCNDCDNTIAIGSAAELKEKAGLSKEPEDLHIPYIDNITFKCDKCEGTMHRVKDVFDVWWDSGIAHTASLSEEEWKRLFPSDWITESRDQLRGWFSMLIRTSVALYGKTPFKEVTIGGMVYDEHGMEMHRHLGNLILAKDLPKYVSADGYRLWCLGKPRWEDLKVKVSELKESDNIIVTYYNIMKLAREFSNLSGSDSKRVKKPNLALADKDDRWILSRINTIVKNSTELFDSYGIDQAINQMADFLVNDFSRTYLKIAKQKSEDMSTKKLRYLSNLINYVLYKFTVISSVALPFTSEYIYQKLFSIDGGSVFYEPWPKADIKYIDDNIEKEFDIAKELSSEILNLREKNSVRLRQPLSNAKVITRYNEVADAVAKLSNIIESLTNVKTISAEISDNLNLRIIPVFAKIGPEFKENSNVVSDALRKADPKELSEAVEKEGYYTLHTEKGNFTIKPEMYTISEDLIKENEEESKYGLIYLDTEITDDLKGELLVREIIRRIQMLRKEKGFSKSDRINVYLSADVALSALVKENIERIKKVTNSRSIDERLSDANGLEEVSFEISPGNSIKIAIEKNERGK from the coding sequence ATGATAGATCTCGGAGAGATAGAAAATTTTACCAAGGAATACTGGTCAAAAGAGGATCCTATTAAAAAAATCAAAAAAGAGTCTGTGGACAAGAAAAAATATTACTTCTTGGACGGGCCTCCCTATGCGACAGGAGAGCTTGGGGTGCACCATGTCTGGGTTGGCGTTGTAAAGGATGTGATGCTTAGGTACAAAAGGTTCAGGGGCTTCTATGTCCACGATAGGGCTGGATTCGATGTCCATGGCCTTCCTATAGAGAACAAGGTTGAGCACAAGCTAGGGTTGAAGACGAAGGAGGATATAGATTCATACGGGATTGACAATTTCATAGAGGCATGCAAGAGCTTCGCTGACGAGCAGGTCAGCGGGATGATAGATATTTACAGGAAGTATGGTTCCTCATTGGACTTTGAGGATGCATACATACCTTACAAAAAAAATTACATGGATGCCGGATGGAGGATGTTCAAAGGGATATACGACAAAGGGCTCGTATATTCGGGAAAGAAAGCACTGGCTTACTGCCCCCACTGCGAAACAGTGCTCTCAGCCCAAGGGCCGGAGATAGAATATTCCGATGATACCGACCCGTCAATATTCGTGAGGTTCAAGGTTGATCCTGAAAGGTCAAAAGATTCAAGGATAAACATTGAGAGCAACCTTTACCTTGTCATATGGACTACAACACCTTGGACGCTTCCGTCTAACATGGCGGTTGCGGTAAACCCTGAAGGGCTATATGTAAAGGCGCAGTTTGGGGATAATATTTATATAGTTGCAAAGGACAGGCTTGACGCATTCGCGAAGAGCATAGACCAGAGCTTCACAGTGCTTGGAGAATTCTATGGATCAGAGCTGCAGGGGATTTATTACAAGGGCCCATTCGAAGACGAGATACCTAAGCAGAGGGAGTTTGCAAAATTCCATAGGGTATTGATGGAGAAAGGGCTTGTTTCCATGGGCGATGGAACAGGATTGGTGCATGTCGCTCCGGGGCATGGTCCAGAGGACTTCAATGTCGGATTCAAGAATGGCATACCTATTTACTCCCCTGTAAGCGACCAAGCAGAATACACGGATGAGGCAGGCGGGCTTAAAGGGATAAAGATACCGGATGAAGCAAACAAATTCGTGCTTGAGAAGCTTAAGAAGGATGGAAGCTTGCTTTACAGAGGATCGATAACGCACAGCTACCCCCACTGCTGGAGGTGCAACAGCAAGCTTATATACAGGTCGACAGATCAGTGGTTCATAGATATACAGAAGATAAAGGACAAGACAATAAAGGCAAACTCAAAGATAAAATGGCACCCTAAAAACACGAAAGAGTGGCAGGACGATACACTGCGCAATTCCCCAGACTGGTGCATATCAAGGCAGAGATACTGGGGAGCGCCAATACCAATATGGAAATGCAACGACTGCGACAACACCATTGCAATAGGATCCGCCGCAGAGCTCAAGGAGAAGGCAGGCTTGAGCAAAGAGCCTGAAGACCTTCATATACCATATATAGACAATATAACCTTCAAATGCGACAAATGCGAAGGGACCATGCATAGGGTCAAGGACGTATTCGACGTATGGTGGGATTCTGGAATAGCGCATACGGCAAGCTTGAGCGAAGAAGAGTGGAAGAGGCTGTTCCCCTCAGATTGGATAACCGAAAGCAGGGACCAATTAAGAGGATGGTTCTCCATGCTGATAAGGACATCGGTTGCATTGTATGGCAAGACCCCATTCAAGGAGGTAACGATAGGGGGAATGGTTTACGATGAGCATGGGATGGAGATGCACAGGCACCTGGGAAATCTCATACTTGCAAAGGACCTGCCCAAGTATGTGTCAGCTGATGGGTACAGGCTTTGGTGCCTTGGCAAGCCAAGATGGGAGGACCTAAAGGTAAAAGTCTCTGAGCTGAAAGAAAGCGACAACATAATTGTGACCTACTACAACATCATGAAGCTTGCGAGGGAGTTTTCAAACCTTTCGGGATCCGACTCAAAGAGAGTGAAGAAGCCGAACCTGGCACTTGCAGACAAGGATGACAGATGGATACTTTCAAGGATAAACACAATAGTGAAGAATTCCACGGAGCTATTTGATTCTTACGGGATAGACCAGGCGATAAACCAGATGGCAGACTTCCTTGTCAATGATTTCAGCAGGACTTATTTGAAGATCGCAAAGCAGAAATCCGAGGATATGAGTACGAAGAAGCTTAGGTATCTCTCAAACCTGATAAATTACGTGCTTTACAAGTTTACGGTTATCTCATCCGTAGCGCTTCCATTTACATCGGAGTACATTTATCAGAAGCTATTTTCCATAGACGGCGGCAGCGTTTTCTATGAACCGTGGCCTAAGGCGGATATAAAGTACATTGACGATAACATAGAGAAGGAATTCGACATTGCAAAGGAACTTTCAAGCGAGATACTGAACCTTAGAGAGAAGAACAGTGTCAGGCTTAGGCAGCCACTGTCAAACGCAAAGGTTATAACGAGGTACAACGAGGTTGCGGATGCGGTCGCAAAGCTTTCGAACATAATAGAGTCGCTTACCAATGTAAAAACAATAAGCGCCGAGATATCTGACAACCTTAACTTGAGGATAATACCTGTATTCGCGAAGATAGGCCCTGAATTCAAGGAGAACAGCAACGTTGTATCTGATGCGCTGCGCAAAGCGGACCCTAAGGAGCTGTCGGAAGCCGTAGAAAAAGAGGGGTACTACACGTTGCATACGGAAAAGGGCAACTTCACCATAAAACCTGAGATGTACACCATATCGGAAGACCTTATAAAGGAGAACGAGGAGGAATCGAAGTACGGCCTTATATACCTTGACACAGAGATAACGGACGACCTCAAGGGCGAGCTGTTGGTAAGGGAGATTATACGCAGGATACAGATGCTCAGGAAGGAAAAAGGATTCAGCAAATCCGACAGGATAAACGTATACCTGTCAGCGGACGTGGCGCTTTCAGCTCTTGTAAAAGAGAATATAGAGAGGATAAAGAAGGTCACAAACAGCAGGTCTATAGATGAAAGGCTCTCCGATGCTAATGGATTGGAGGAGGTTTCATTTGAGATATCTCCGGGAAACAGCATAAAGATAGCGATAGAGAAAAATGAAAGAGGCAAATGA
- a CDS encoding phospholipase D-like domain-containing protein, translating to MGHGESSSYSGNESYRYIDPLVSNDDRYLFIISPFISKNYIKKLVKMSSRKEIKVITSKAAASGEVAKDYIAKSHAKYLIYAAMIFVILSLALYFTKMMLLLSIVVYAAALAIIIYVLIISFNRYPKRRRHIEFKFVEGRFVHEKLYIGEEEAITGSANFTYSGLHKNIEHIEVVHDKKKIKELTDHFYSVWNSA from the coding sequence ATGGGGCATGGAGAATCATCGAGCTACAGCGGAAATGAGTCGTACAGGTACATCGACCCTCTGGTCTCAAACGATGACAGGTACCTTTTCATAATCTCGCCCTTCATAAGCAAAAATTATATCAAAAAATTGGTAAAGATGTCGTCAAGGAAAGAGATAAAGGTGATAACGTCAAAGGCCGCTGCGAGCGGAGAGGTTGCAAAGGATTACATAGCCAAGAGCCATGCCAAGTATCTCATATACGCGGCAATGATATTCGTCATCCTTTCATTGGCGCTTTACTTCACAAAGATGATGCTTCTGCTTTCTATCGTGGTATATGCTGCTGCTTTGGCAATCATCATCTATGTTCTGATCATATCTTTCAATAGGTATCCAAAGAGGCGCAGGCATATAGAGTTCAAGTTCGTGGAAGGCAGGTTTGTGCATGAAAAGCTTTACATAGGGGAGGAGGAAGCGATAACAGGAAGCGCCAACTTCACGTACAGCGGCCTGCACAAGAACATAGAGCACATAGAGGTAGTGCACGACAAGAAAAAGATAAAAGAGCTCACAGACCATTTCTATTCTGTGTGGAATTCGGCCTGA